The Seleniivibrio woodruffii genome window below encodes:
- a CDS encoding NAD(+)/NADH kinase, whose product MKNIAIIAKPHGDRVRPLLGEITHFLSEHGVRILKAKRTAEALGEREFNTDDEIREQADLVIVLGGDGTLISAVRLLGMKETPILGINLGRLGFLTETRASDAIPAIKSVLDGDYRMERRMKLHSHLLEDDEKVLEIDVLNDLVINKSDVARIIEMSLYINKVLVNEYRADGLIVATPTGSTAYSLAAGGPIVHPGLESMIITPICPQGLSNRPIVISDDSEIEIRIKTRNERVSITFDGQVYRQLDTEKTIKVKKASSYTHIIVPKDKNYYALIREKLGWGGVQC is encoded by the coding sequence ATGAAGAATATTGCTATCATAGCTAAGCCCCACGGCGACAGGGTGCGCCCCCTTCTGGGGGAGATAACGCATTTTCTGTCCGAACACGGAGTCCGCATCCTTAAAGCGAAACGGACGGCTGAGGCGCTCGGCGAAAGAGAATTCAACACCGACGACGAGATCCGTGAGCAGGCTGACCTTGTAATAGTCCTCGGAGGCGACGGAACGCTCATCTCCGCAGTAAGACTTCTTGGCATGAAAGAGACGCCGATTCTGGGGATAAACCTCGGCAGGCTCGGCTTTCTGACAGAGACCAGAGCATCGGACGCCATTCCTGCTATCAAATCCGTTCTGGACGGAGACTACAGAATGGAACGCAGGATGAAGCTCCACTCACATCTGCTTGAGGACGATGAGAAAGTTCTTGAGATAGACGTGCTGAACGACCTTGTGATAAACAAGTCGGATGTAGCCCGTATCATAGAAATGTCATTATACATCAATAAAGTTTTGGTGAACGAGTACAGAGCGGACGGTCTTATCGTGGCCACGCCCACAGGTTCGACTGCCTACAGTCTTGCCGCGGGCGGACCGATAGTCCACCCCGGCCTTGAGAGTATGATAATCACCCCCATCTGCCCGCAGGGGCTTTCAAACAGACCCATCGTGATCTCGGACGACAGCGAGATCGAGATACGTATAAAAACACGCAACGAACGGGTTTCAATAACCTTCGACGGTCAGGTCTACAGACAGCTGGATACCGAAAAGACCATCAAGGTTAAAAAAGCCAGTTCCTACACACATATAATCGTTCCCAAAGACAAGAACTACTACGCCCTTATCCGTGAGAAACTGGGCTGGGGCGGTGTTCAGTGCTGA
- a CDS encoding TlyA family RNA methyltransferase → MQKPKKERIDSLLVQLDLAENTDEAARLIMAGLVVVNDHRADKPGQTVPSDSVVRLKAHNKFASRGGLKLEKAADEFQIDFKDKTVIDIGASTGGFTDVALKYGAAEVFAVDTGKGQLDPRLARDERVTVLDATNFRTIPYETIDTKADIFVCDVSFISLSKIIPACVQFCHEDSVAVFLIKPQFEAERNEVDRGGIVNDRSVHERVISQVITWGGGCGFALAGLCASPIKGAKGNIEYLAYFRYNVQLVPQQTESIIRKVVYEEYCYHS, encoded by the coding sequence ATGCAGAAGCCGAAAAAGGAGCGCATCGACAGTCTTCTGGTTCAGTTGGATCTGGCTGAGAATACTGACGAGGCGGCAAGGCTCATCATGGCGGGTCTGGTGGTTGTGAACGACCATCGTGCAGACAAGCCGGGTCAGACGGTTCCTTCCGACAGCGTGGTCAGGCTGAAAGCTCACAACAAATTTGCAAGCCGGGGCGGGCTTAAGCTCGAAAAGGCGGCGGACGAATTTCAGATCGATTTCAAAGATAAAACAGTTATAGATATAGGTGCATCCACAGGCGGATTCACCGACGTTGCGCTGAAATACGGTGCGGCGGAGGTTTTCGCAGTGGACACGGGCAAAGGGCAGCTCGACCCCAGACTCGCCAGAGATGAGCGGGTGACCGTGCTCGATGCCACCAATTTCAGAACTATCCCCTATGAAACCATAGATACTAAAGCCGACATTTTCGTCTGCGACGTTTCCTTCATCTCCCTTTCAAAGATAATTCCCGCCTGTGTGCAGTTCTGTCATGAAGATTCCGTGGCGGTGTTCCTCATAAAGCCCCAGTTTGAAGCGGAGCGGAACGAGGTCGACAGGGGTGGAATAGTGAACGACAGAAGCGTTCATGAGAGAGTGATAAGTCAGGTAATCACATGGGGCGGCGGGTGCGGTTTCGCTCTCGCAGGGCTCTGCGCATCGCCCATTAAGGGTGCAAAAGGAAACATTGAATATCTGGCGTATTTTAGGTACAATGTTCAATTAGTTCCGCAACAAACAGAAAGCATCATCCGCAAGGTAGTGTATGAAGAATATTGCTATCATAGCTAA
- a CDS encoding polyprenyl synthetase family protein, with the protein MSRFDMKGYLGFWGQKVEDFFEEYMQPHDPHTKGLNEAMRYSLFAGGKRIRPALVYSAYGIFEGYFDKATPYAAAVEMLHTYSLIHDDLPAMDDDDFRRGKPTNHKVFGEATAILAGDGLLTKAFEVMCDRNLNPDITPEQMVEAAYKLAAATGDKGMVGGQVADMDAEKGFFDAATVDFIHTHKTSRLLAYCCELGAILGFGTEDDKRRLYEYGMRIGLAFQIVDDILDITSTTEELGKDAGSDVANGKATYPAVHGIEDSHRKAELLIEEALELLSVYGNTADPCREIAKFIIERKN; encoded by the coding sequence ATGAGCCGCTTTGATATGAAAGGATACCTCGGTTTCTGGGGACAGAAGGTCGAGGACTTTTTTGAAGAATACATGCAGCCTCACGACCCCCACACAAAGGGTCTTAACGAGGCCATGAGATACAGCCTTTTCGCAGGCGGAAAACGTATCCGTCCGGCACTGGTCTATTCGGCATACGGAATATTCGAAGGCTATTTCGACAAAGCGACCCCCTATGCGGCGGCTGTGGAGATGCTCCACACCTATTCGCTGATCCATGATGACCTTCCGGCCATGGACGACGATGATTTCCGCAGGGGCAAGCCCACAAACCATAAGGTTTTCGGTGAGGCGACCGCCATCCTTGCGGGTGACGGACTGCTCACAAAGGCCTTTGAGGTTATGTGCGACAGAAACCTGAACCCCGACATTACCCCTGAGCAGATGGTTGAGGCGGCCTATAAACTGGCGGCGGCCACAGGCGACAAAGGGATGGTGGGCGGACAGGTTGCGGACATGGATGCTGAAAAAGGTTTTTTTGATGCCGCAACGGTGGATTTCATCCACACACACAAGACATCAAGACTCCTTGCATACTGCTGTGAGCTGGGTGCGATACTCGGTTTCGGCACGGAAGATGACAAAAGACGCCTTTACGAATACGGAATGCGTATCGGTCTGGCGTTTCAGATAGTCGACGACATACTGGATATTACCTCCACAACGGAGGAACTGGGCAAGGATGCCGGAAGTGACGTTGCCAACGGCAAAGCCACATATCCGGCTGTGCACGGCATTGAGGATTCCCACCGCAAGGCGGAACTCCTTATTGAGGAAGCGCTGGAACTGCTCTCCGTTTACGGAAACACAGCCGACCCCTGCCGTGAGATAGCTAAATTTATAATCGAGAGAAAAAACTGA
- the recN gene encoding DNA repair protein RecN, which yields MLRVENLSVIESVSVEFTEGLNIITGETGAGKSVFIGALSLVLGARFSRTLFRDPEKKITVEAEFLNSENIPADLAEQFETADGIIIRREIDKTGKNRIFINGRMATVEQLRELTASFCDIHGQHEHQQLLDNTTHMSFIDSLVDSSPKETYAECWSRFSELKSRIAKIKADRQLFLREKDMLEFQLGEIDGLKINLEEDSKIEDRINVLSNLTKIIDNSSKSLQLLRDGEVNAYELITSAASALHGISQYSETINKAADQLAEMTYLLNDVMEQIESVADASDTDPEELDRLVDRKYKLQNLMKKYGPELSDVCAFAEKVSARLKDMEFSDESLSKLEKELGTVGEELKSKADKLNAARRKAADVIENSIIENLNELELKNSVFKVVFEKTEDMDASAGLKAEFHISTNRGFEPGPIQKVASGGEISRVMLAMKEVFAAKDRVQTLVFDEIDTGISGKTAKQVAVKLKKVADARQVIVITHLPVVACAGRKHLHITKSADTELARTEINEIDGDTRLGVLAQMIAGNDTPSAVAQAKEMIEDMKNA from the coding sequence ATGCTCCGTGTGGAGAACCTGTCGGTGATAGAGTCCGTTTCGGTGGAGTTCACCGAAGGGCTGAACATTATAACCGGTGAGACCGGAGCGGGAAAATCAGTTTTCATTGGTGCACTCAGCCTTGTGCTGGGAGCAAGATTCAGCCGCACGCTGTTTCGTGACCCCGAAAAGAAGATAACCGTTGAAGCGGAGTTTCTGAATTCTGAAAACATCCCCGCTGACCTTGCGGAGCAGTTTGAAACCGCAGACGGTATAATTATCCGCCGTGAGATAGACAAAACAGGCAAGAACAGAATATTCATAAACGGCCGCATGGCTACTGTGGAACAGCTTAGGGAGCTGACAGCCTCCTTCTGCGACATCCACGGACAGCACGAGCATCAGCAGCTTCTGGACAACACCACTCACATGAGCTTTATCGACAGCCTTGTGGATTCTTCACCCAAAGAGACCTACGCAGAATGCTGGAGCAGGTTCAGCGAGTTGAAATCCCGCATCGCAAAGATTAAGGCCGACCGTCAGCTCTTCCTTCGTGAAAAGGATATGCTTGAGTTTCAGCTGGGCGAGATAGACGGACTCAAGATAAATCTTGAAGAGGATTCGAAGATAGAGGACAGAATAAACGTCCTCTCAAACCTTACCAAAATAATTGATAATTCATCAAAATCATTACAGCTCCTCCGTGACGGCGAGGTTAATGCATATGAGCTGATAACCTCTGCCGCTTCCGCTCTGCACGGTATCTCGCAATACAGCGAGACAATTAATAAGGCGGCTGATCAGTTGGCGGAGATGACCTATCTGCTGAACGATGTCATGGAGCAGATAGAGTCCGTTGCCGATGCCAGCGACACAGACCCCGAAGAGCTGGACAGGCTGGTGGACAGAAAATATAAGCTCCAGAACCTTATGAAGAAATACGGCCCCGAGCTTTCCGATGTCTGCGCATTTGCGGAGAAGGTAAGCGCAAGGCTTAAGGACATGGAGTTCTCGGACGAGAGCCTTTCCAAACTGGAAAAGGAACTGGGAACTGTCGGCGAAGAGCTTAAAAGCAAAGCCGACAAGCTGAATGCTGCCCGCCGGAAAGCGGCAGACGTGATAGAAAATTCCATAATTGAAAATTTAAATGAACTGGAACTCAAGAACTCTGTCTTTAAAGTAGTTTTCGAAAAAACAGAGGATATGGATGCGTCCGCAGGTCTTAAGGCGGAGTTCCACATCAGCACCAACAGAGGCTTTGAGCCTGGACCCATTCAGAAAGTGGCATCAGGGGGCGAGATTTCCCGTGTTATGCTGGCCATGAAAGAGGTTTTTGCGGCAAAAGACAGGGTGCAGACCCTTGTTTTTGATGAAATTGACACGGGGATCAGCGGAAAAACGGCGAAACAGGTTGCCGTTAAGCTGAAAAAGGTTGCAGATGCCAGACAGGTTATCGTTATAACCCATCTTCCCGTTGTCGCATGTGCGGGCAGAAAACACCTGCACATTACAAAGTCAGCAGATACGGAGCTTGCCCGTACTGAAATAAACGAGATCGACGGGGACACCAGACTCGGTGTTCTGGCGCAAATGATAGCCGGAAACGATACACCTTCGGCCGTTGCGCAGGCAAAAGAAATGATTGAGGATATGAAGAATGCTTGA
- the xseB gene encoding exodeoxyribonuclease VII small subunit translates to MSGEKFEQKLKKLEEIVEKLENGEVDIEENLKLFQEGMKLGKECRKMLDDIELKVSKVLSAEGDEVKTESFDEPL, encoded by the coding sequence ATGAGCGGCGAAAAGTTTGAACAGAAACTCAAAAAACTGGAAGAGATCGTCGAGAAGCTTGAGAACGGCGAAGTTGACATCGAAGAGAACCTGAAGCTTTTTCAGGAGGGCATGAAGCTGGGCAAGGAATGCCGCAAAATGCTTGACGACATAGAGCTTAAGGTAAGCAAAGTGCTCTCAGCCGAGGGCGACGAAGTTAAAACGGAGTCATTCGATGAGCCGCTTTGA
- a CDS encoding peroxiredoxin, protein MAEKLPEEGMAAPSFSLEGDDGQTYTLESFKGKKLVLYFYPKDNTSGCTKEAIAFTQVKDEFGGKNAVIVGVSPDSIKSHVNFKEKHSLGILLLSDPDRSVAAAYGAYGEKKMYGKPVMGIIRSTFVIDENGKLEKAFRNVKVDGHAEKVMCVL, encoded by the coding sequence ATGGCTGAGAAACTTCCTGAAGAGGGAATGGCCGCTCCGTCTTTCAGTCTGGAAGGCGACGACGGGCAGACATATACCCTTGAATCCTTTAAAGGCAAAAAGCTGGTTCTGTACTTTTATCCCAAAGACAACACATCCGGCTGCACAAAAGAGGCCATAGCTTTCACTCAGGTGAAGGATGAGTTCGGCGGAAAGAACGCCGTGATAGTCGGCGTCAGCCCCGACAGCATAAAGAGCCATGTTAATTTTAAAGAGAAGCACTCCTTGGGCATCCTGCTTTTAAGCGACCCCGACAGGAGCGTTGCGGCGGCATACGGCGCATACGGAGAAAAGAAGATGTACGGAAAACCCGTCATGGGTATCATCCGCTCAACATTCGTTATAGATGAAAACGGTAAACTTGAGAAAGCCTTCCGCAATGTTAAAGTTGACGGTCACGCTGAAAAAGTGATGTGTGTGCTTTGA
- a CDS encoding peptidoglycan DD-metalloendopeptidase family protein, protein MQRRVLIVLLLVLLTVFSANASDKIHRIQTGESLFTLFSDKLSAATILNLEKEIKRLVPDFTLRIGTVAKISPASVTLSPDNLTDISVKLLDDDFDIKVTNHPVHTVTAVVHGTVDGSLTEAMLKAGEGIELAFMLADIYEWEIDFFHALRKGDTFSVLVEKKFAKDRFIGYGNILAADFVNQGRFLRALYYEYDGVKGYYDAEGKSLKKGFLKAPLKFSRISSKYTGKRLHPVLNKYLPHHGVDYAAPVGTPINATADGVVVAREYNQFNGNYVKIRHQNGYETLYLHLSKFAKGIKKGSRVSQGSVIGYVGSTGISSGPHLDYRIKQGSKFLNPLTFSSPNLKLPRREKEAFREAVKPFIAKINNAYGRDVRFTFIRDNHVRADGSVM, encoded by the coding sequence ATGCAGCGTAGGGTTTTAATCGTTTTATTGTTGGTATTGCTAACAGTTTTTTCGGCTAATGCTTCAGATAAAATTCACAGGATTCAAACAGGCGAAAGTCTCTTCACACTCTTCTCGGACAAGCTTTCTGCGGCCACCATCCTGAATCTGGAAAAAGAGATAAAACGTCTGGTGCCTGATTTTACCCTCCGTATAGGAACAGTGGCTAAGATCAGTCCCGCATCAGTCACGCTCTCGCCCGATAATCTGACCGATATATCGGTGAAACTTCTCGATGATGATTTCGATATTAAGGTGACTAACCATCCCGTTCACACAGTTACGGCGGTTGTCCACGGAACTGTTGACGGAAGCCTGACCGAGGCAATGCTTAAGGCGGGCGAGGGTATTGAGCTGGCTTTCATGCTGGCTGATATATACGAGTGGGAGATAGATTTCTTCCATGCCCTACGCAAGGGCGACACCTTCTCTGTTCTGGTGGAAAAGAAATTTGCCAAGGACAGATTCATCGGCTACGGAAACATTCTGGCGGCGGATTTTGTCAATCAGGGCAGATTCCTCCGTGCACTTTACTATGAATATGACGGCGTGAAAGGCTATTATGATGCAGAGGGCAAATCACTTAAAAAAGGATTTTTGAAAGCACCCCTTAAATTTTCCAGAATTTCATCAAAGTATACCGGAAAAAGACTCCACCCCGTTCTTAACAAATATCTCCCCCACCACGGTGTAGACTATGCCGCACCTGTGGGTACACCGATAAACGCCACAGCCGACGGGGTTGTGGTCGCCAGAGAATATAATCAGTTCAATGGAAACTATGTCAAGATTCGTCATCAGAACGGTTATGAAACCCTCTATCTGCACCTGTCCAAGTTCGCAAAAGGGATTAAGAAAGGTTCCAGAGTTTCTCAGGGTTCCGTGATCGGCTACGTCGGCTCAACGGGCATATCTTCCGGTCCCCACCTCGACTATCGCATCAAGCAGGGCAGCAAGTTCCTGAACCCGCTGACATTCTCCTCACCCAACCTGAAACTCCCCCGCAGGGAGAAAGAGGCTTTCAGAGAGGCTGTTAAGCCCTTCATAGCAAAAATAAACAATGCCTACGGGCGTGACGTGAGGTTTACTTTCATAAGAGACAATCATGTGCGGGCTGACGGCAGTGTGATGTAA
- a CDS encoding glycosyltransferase family 9 protein: MKFLLIQLYQTGDVILTTHIPRELKKYYPDAEIDFLVFKANKPVLENNPNIRNILTTERKGGIGEMVRIIKEVRRNRYDAVLDFHNNPRTAYITFLSGAKYKVCYGNSSRRIFYNTPCQNLDGCPGEIKLSLTQPFIKDFDLKKLNAKPEVFTSAQAEKKAGEVLASFGITPSDFLVTISPTHKRDTRRWKFEHFMDTAKHLVREHGAKVLLTYGPGEKEYITDRLTELPENIFLIPQLNLSEFAAVIGRAKLHIGNDSAPHHLATAQNVPTFIVIGSTSPHWVFPSPDHTYANAGLECQPCLKSTCRISPDIPCMTDFGFEHIKEKLERFIKEQKSRL, translated from the coding sequence ATGAAATTTCTTCTTATCCAGCTATATCAGACAGGCGATGTTATTCTCACCACTCATATTCCCAGAGAGCTGAAAAAATATTATCCTGACGCTGAGATAGATTTTCTGGTGTTTAAAGCCAACAAACCCGTTCTGGAGAACAATCCGAACATAAGAAACATACTGACCACCGAGCGCAAAGGCGGCATAGGCGAAATGGTGCGCATTATAAAAGAGGTGCGCAGAAACCGCTATGATGCGGTACTGGATTTCCACAACAATCCCAGAACAGCCTACATCACTTTCCTTAGCGGCGCAAAATATAAGGTATGCTACGGAAATTCATCCAGAAGAATATTCTATAACACCCCCTGCCAAAATCTTGACGGCTGTCCGGGCGAGATAAAACTTTCGCTCACACAGCCTTTTATAAAGGATTTCGACCTTAAAAAACTCAACGCAAAGCCGGAGGTTTTCACATCGGCACAGGCGGAAAAGAAAGCCGGTGAAGTGCTCGCCTCCTTCGGAATAACCCCTTCCGATTTTCTGGTAACCATATCACCCACCCACAAAAGGGACACACGCCGATGGAAGTTCGAACACTTCATGGACACGGCAAAACATCTTGTCCGTGAGCACGGCGCAAAGGTTCTTTTAACCTATGGCCCCGGAGAGAAGGAATACATCACCGACAGACTGACAGAACTGCCTGAAAATATTTTCCTGATTCCCCAGCTGAACCTTTCGGAGTTCGCCGCTGTCATAGGCAGAGCAAAGCTGCATATCGGCAACGATTCCGCACCGCACCACCTTGCAACGGCGCAGAATGTGCCTACATTCATAGTCATAGGCTCAACGTCGCCCCACTGGGTGTTCCCCTCGCCGGATCACACATACGCAAATGCGGGGCTTGAGTGTCAGCCTTGTCTGAAAAGTACATGCAGAATTTCGCCGGACATCCCGTGCATGACGGATTTCGGCTTTGAACATATTAAGGAAAAACTGGAAAGATTTATAAAAGAACAAAAAAGCCGGCTCTGA
- a CDS encoding DedA family protein: MLDSFVQFVLNSVHDMGYLGIVFLMTLESSFVPFPSEVVVPPAGYLAAQGKMNIYLVVLSGVAGSILGALVNYYLAVFMGRALLEKYGKYLFMPVERLNKMDEYFKTHGEITTFVGRLLPAIRQYISFPAGLARMNMPKFIFFTSLGAGIWVVILAVLGYFVGNNIELIKSNLRPITVVTLCVLAVVVAVYIYWHKRRRKNAA; the protein is encoded by the coding sequence ATGCTTGATTCGTTCGTACAGTTTGTTCTGAACAGCGTCCACGATATGGGGTATCTCGGTATCGTTTTTCTTATGACCCTTGAAAGCTCGTTTGTACCTTTTCCCAGCGAAGTTGTGGTTCCTCCCGCAGGCTATCTGGCCGCACAGGGAAAGATGAACATATATCTCGTGGTTTTAAGCGGTGTCGCAGGTTCAATCCTCGGAGCACTGGTAAACTACTATCTGGCAGTTTTTATGGGCAGGGCACTGCTTGAAAAATACGGGAAGTACCTTTTTATGCCCGTAGAAAGACTTAATAAAATGGATGAATATTTCAAAACCCATGGGGAGATAACCACTTTTGTGGGCAGACTTCTTCCCGCCATCAGACAATACATTTCATTTCCTGCGGGACTTGCACGCATGAATATGCCCAAGTTCATATTCTTCACCTCTCTGGGGGCCGGAATATGGGTTGTGATCCTTGCCGTGCTTGGATATTTCGTCGGAAACAACATAGAACTAATCAAATCAAATTTGCGGCCGATTACTGTAGTTACATTATGTGTCCTTGCGGTGGTTGTTGCTGTTTATATTTATTGGCACAAAAGAAGGAGGAAGAATGCAGCGTAG
- the dxs gene encoding 1-deoxy-D-xylulose-5-phosphate synthase → MALIDRLKLPAELKELSYEQLDEVAEDVRKVIIETCSVSGGHLAPSLGVVELTLGLLKVFDPGHDRIVWDVGHQSYAFKILTDRKDRFSTLRQYKGISGFIKPSESKYDAFGVGHTSTSISAGLGMRVADDITGRQRKIVSVIGDGAMTAGMAFEALNNLGHLDKNMIVVLNDNEMSISANVGGFSHYLSNMMTGKFYTRVRKDVQEYLATKPLGNRILHLAKKMEEGMVGFFTPGILFEELGLRYIGPVQGHRIKDVAKALENAQNVDGPVLVHVMTRKGKGFEPAEANPSKFHGVASFDKCTGQSVKLAGKKSYTDVFGETLTELAAVNPRLVAVSAAMKDGTGLNILEKKFPDRVFDVGIAEQHAVTFAAGMAISGVKPFVAVYSTFAQRAYDQIIHDVALQNLPVVLCLDRGGLVGADGPTHHGAYDISYLRCVPNMAVMLPKDAHELESMLRIAEKMQTPCAIRYARGEAGAYDDIPVTPVEMGEPEIIGDGTDVVLFSAGHIFEEMYPVYKELLARGISAKLVNIRFLKPLNAEKIAEAARGAKLVVTAEEGSVKGGAGDEIADILMDNGVLVKVIKHGIPDIFIEHGDHKSLRRLIQLDAESILENIGKHI, encoded by the coding sequence ATGGCTCTGATAGACAGACTGAAACTGCCCGCAGAACTGAAAGAGTTGAGCTATGAACAGCTTGATGAGGTTGCTGAGGATGTCAGAAAGGTAATCATTGAAACCTGTTCCGTTTCAGGCGGCCATCTTGCGCCCAGTCTGGGTGTGGTTGAACTGACTCTGGGGCTTTTGAAGGTCTTCGATCCCGGGCACGACCGCATAGTGTGGGATGTGGGTCACCAGTCCTACGCATTCAAGATACTCACCGACAGAAAAGACAGATTTTCAACCCTGCGCCAGTATAAAGGCATATCAGGGTTCATAAAACCTTCCGAATCAAAATATGACGCTTTCGGTGTAGGCCACACCAGCACATCCATCTCCGCAGGACTGGGGATGCGTGTTGCGGACGATATCACCGGACGCCAGCGCAAGATAGTCTCCGTAATCGGCGACGGCGCAATGACGGCGGGAATGGCTTTTGAGGCTCTTAACAACCTAGGCCATCTGGACAAGAACATGATAGTGGTGCTGAACGACAATGAAATGTCCATCAGCGCAAATGTAGGCGGATTTTCACACTACCTGTCGAACATGATGACGGGTAAATTCTATACAAGAGTGCGCAAGGACGTTCAGGAATACCTTGCCACAAAACCCCTCGGCAACCGCATACTCCATCTGGCTAAGAAGATGGAGGAGGGGATGGTGGGCTTTTTCACCCCCGGAATACTTTTCGAGGAGCTTGGACTCCGCTATATCGGCCCTGTTCAGGGGCACAGGATAAAGGATGTGGCAAAGGCTCTGGAGAACGCTCAGAACGTGGACGGCCCCGTGCTGGTACACGTTATGACCCGTAAGGGCAAGGGATTTGAACCTGCTGAGGCCAACCCTTCAAAGTTCCACGGCGTTGCGTCATTCGATAAATGCACCGGACAGTCGGTTAAGCTGGCGGGTAAAAAGTCATACACCGATGTTTTCGGTGAAACCCTCACCGAGCTTGCGGCTGTTAACCCCAGACTGGTGGCCGTAAGCGCCGCCATGAAGGACGGCACAGGTCTTAATATTCTTGAGAAAAAATTCCCCGACAGGGTCTTTGACGTAGGGATAGCCGAACAGCATGCGGTGACATTCGCCGCAGGCATGGCGATTTCCGGCGTTAAACCCTTTGTAGCGGTCTATTCAACATTCGCCCAGAGGGCTTATGACCAGATAATACATGACGTTGCGCTCCAGAATCTGCCCGTTGTGCTCTGTCTGGACAGAGGCGGACTTGTTGGAGCAGACGGCCCCACCCACCACGGCGCATACGACATATCCTATCTGCGCTGTGTGCCCAACATGGCTGTGATGCTCCCCAAGGATGCACACGAGCTTGAGAGCATGCTGAGAATAGCCGAAAAAATGCAGACTCCCTGTGCCATCCGCTATGCCAGAGGCGAGGCGGGCGCATATGACGATATACCCGTTACCCCCGTTGAGATGGGAGAGCCGGAGATAATAGGCGACGGAACCGACGTTGTTCTGTTCTCTGCCGGGCATATCTTCGAAGAGATGTACCCTGTTTATAAAGAACTGCTGGCGAGGGGAATCTCCGCAAAACTGGTCAATATCCGTTTCCTTAAGCCGCTGAACGCCGAAAAGATCGCCGAAGCCGCAAGGGGTGCAAAACTGGTTGTTACTGCCGAAGAGGGCAGCGTTAAGGGCGGAGCGGGTGACGAGATAGCCGATATCCTTATGGATAATGGAGTTCTGGTTAAGGTCATAAAACACGGCATCCCCGACATCTTCATCGAACACGGCGACCATAAAAGTCTGCGCAGGCTCATTCAGCTCGACGCTGAGAGCATTCTGGAAAACATCGGAAAACATATCTGA
- the rlmN gene encoding 23S rRNA (adenine(2503)-C(2))-methyltransferase RlmN produces MTEKFYIDSQTLTGLKDFAVSQGFEKFRGEQIYKWIHNRGCENIAEMTDLSNAIRQKLADIAVFTVADIVATQRSAQDGSIKVLFRLEDGEHIESVILNDGKRYTACISSQVGCRMGCAFCSTASMGLKRNLTAGEILKQVKRLNDILAEEDEKLSNLVFMGMGEPLDNIDTVLDALTVLLDDNGYGFSHRKITVSTCGLTDSIIKLFSLKTPVNIAVSINAATQEKRKGIMPVSNKYPLAELMKTLRELPIAKRKSVTIEYVLLKGFNDSIEDANNLAKLLKGLDKVKVNLILYNAGSDAEFKAPDQKDALKFQEYLINNRLGVFIRKSLGSDIDGACGQLRANYAKKAKKGDRNG; encoded by the coding sequence TTGACCGAAAAATTCTATATCGATTCCCAAACACTCACGGGTCTTAAAGATTTTGCCGTTTCTCAGGGTTTTGAAAAATTCAGGGGCGAGCAGATCTATAAATGGATCCACAACAGAGGCTGTGAAAACATAGCCGAAATGACCGACCTTTCAAATGCAATCAGGCAGAAACTGGCGGATATCGCCGTGTTCACAGTTGCGGATATCGTTGCCACCCAGCGGTCGGCGCAGGACGGCTCCATAAAGGTGCTTTTCCGTCTTGAGGACGGGGAGCATATCGAATCCGTTATCCTGAACGACGGCAAACGCTATACCGCATGCATCTCATCACAGGTGGGCTGCCGCATGGGCTGTGCCTTTTGTTCCACAGCTTCGATGGGGCTTAAACGAAACCTCACTGCGGGCGAGATTCTGAAACAGGTGAAACGCCTGAACGACATACTGGCCGAAGAGGACGAAAAGCTCAGCAACCTTGTTTTCATGGGCATGGGAGAACCGCTGGACAACATCGACACGGTGCTTGATGCGCTGACAGTTCTGCTGGACGACAACGGCTACGGTTTTTCACACCGCAAGATAACCGTTTCAACCTGCGGGCTCACAGACAGCATAATAAAACTTTTCTCGCTTAAAACCCCTGTCAACATAGCAGTTTCCATAAACGCCGCAACACAGGAGAAACGAAAGGGCATAATGCCGGTTTCGAATAAATATCCCCTTGCGGAGCTTATGAAAACCCTGCGGGAACTGCCCATAGCCAAGCGGAAAAGCGTTACCATTGAGTACGTTCTTCTGAAAGGTTTCAACGACAGTATTGAGGATGCAAACAATCTTGCAAAGCTGCTTAAAGGTCTTGATAAGGTTAAAGTAAATCTTATATTGTACAATGCCGGTTCCGATGCCGAGTTTAAAGCACCCGACCAAAAAGATGCTTTAAAATTTCAGGAATATCTGATAAATAACAGACTGGGCGTTTTCATAAGAAAAAGTCTGGGAAGCGACATCGACGGTGCCTGCGGTCAGCTGCGGGCAAACTATGCAAAAAAAGCGAAAAAAGGTGATAGAAATGGCTGA